One stretch of Harmonia axyridis chromosome 1, icHarAxyr1.1, whole genome shotgun sequence DNA includes these proteins:
- the LOC123670843 gene encoding 60S ribosomal protein L24-like, which yields KSESGHGKTLVKVDGKNYTFLNSKCGRAHLLRRKPRKVRWTILYRRKHKKSQEEETNKKRTRRTQQFQRAIAGASLNGIMAKSNQGSEVRKARREQAIRAAKEQKESQKATEKAAAPPKPKAAPEQKAAKNVAKAAPRVGGKNYFKILNKSSTYWFSFPAARNRTGCLLARVDLLQPEE from the coding sequence AAATCGGAATCTGGCCATGGTAAAACCTTGGTTAAGGTAGATGGAAAGAATTACACATTCTTGAACTCAAAATGTGGGAGGGCCCATTTGTTGAGGAGGAAACCAAGGAAAGTAAGATGGACCATCCTCTACAGAAGGAAACATAAGAAGAGTCAAGAGGAGGAAACTAACAAAAAACGTACCAGGAGGACTCAACAATTCCAAAGGGCTATTGCAGGAGCTTCTCTAAATGGCATTATGGCTAAGAGTAATCAAGGGTCTGAAGTGAGGAAAGCTCGGAGAGAACAAGCCATCAGGGCTGCCAAAGAGCAGAAGGAAAGCCAAAAGGCTACCGAGAAGGCTGCCGCTCCACCTAAACCCAAAGCTGCACCTGAACAGAAAGCAGCCAAAAATGTAGCAAAGGCTGCACCACGTGTcggaggaaaaaattattttaagatCCTTAATAAATCATCAACTTACTGGTTCTCATTTCCAGCTGCTCGGAATCGGACTGGTTGCCTTCTGGCCCGAGTAGACCTTCTCCAACCTgaagaataa